One genomic window of Metopolophium dirhodum isolate CAU chromosome 4, ASM1992520v1, whole genome shotgun sequence includes the following:
- the LOC132942670 gene encoding uncharacterized protein LOC132942670 isoform X1 gives MASVISVPANEGISVKNEHDDPEINAMALKMKENYQKNATAAAKQQAASPANVYINRAGRAVTLTNSAITTNNAQKNQDKIPKDSEDVESIKGRFAWKLIAGYNVPYIIREINGEHSKFVSVRMAETQLLSNYLHYLHADIYTCTSVRSHFITESEAKLLNDINQKHADCIYGKEVFFAGKDYIVRLEDVHEFYTFIEVCYKKLLCNITPGRREKCGFIRINSESVVPYCIKDNQKYVPLFYFEGETENLKHRAVKLENWNLAYLKFCCKVQGIRNELFASDSCTVTSLDDIKNYFPPETNFEEYWPAKVVDTQLLTNQKSTHVNPPGAWIRAPPEVVPAENTIPHTLTTPAPLPPSMPVMMNTYQNGWPANQMVNSYSTQAQPPSTRGYSIAARNQSIAAQCYNAGSTMSQGSSLVNSVGHVVPPPPLVRASNTTPVIGNTVSYSNVVPISQCITTMYNPMTNGNVMSHSSQMRQFYNQRSNNNQAQQQQLQQQQQQQIQQIQQQQQQQIITTPQTQQPYSGQSVHGRLTNTQQRNALRNAGSIVVAPPLEIIDLSSPPSSPVPPAVQENPLRHNIGWELTRIPERMWAHDTSNNAAYKIQKATLQGRMIHCINAKPYIYSDLMVTIDDLVQMILPSCTVARCAYVLNKYLKTTLFSGNSEQLAVLRENGRLRSMYPDETPMAMLQDVTHVLQQLKALVLKHDEQIQQYQAAAGGPPKRQRTS, from the exons gGATAAGTGTAAAAAATGAACACGATGATCCTGAAATAAATGCAATGGCTCTCAAAATGAaagaaaattatcaaaaaaatgcaACAGCTGCAGCAAAGCAACAGGCTGCTTCTCCggcaaatgtttatataaacagAGCAGGTAGAGCAGTAACATTAACTAATTCAGCAATTACAACGAATAATGCACAAAAAAATCAAGATAAAATACCCAAAGATAGTGAAGATGTAGAAAGTATAAAAG GTAGATTTGCATGGAAATTAATTGCTGGATACAATGTACCCTATATCATACGAGAAATTAATGGTGAACATTCAAAGTTTGTATCCGTACGTATGGCTGAAACTCAGCTACTCAGCAACTACTTACATTATCTGCATGCAGATATTTATACATGCACATCTGTAAGAAGCCATTTTATTACTGAATCTGAAGCTAAGTTGTTAAATGATATCAACCAAAAACATGCCGATTGTATATATGGGAAAGAAGTGTTTTTTGCGGGAAAAGATTATATTGTCCGTCTAGAAGATGTGCATGAATTTTATACGTTCATAGaagtatgttataaaaaattgttatgcaATATTACTCCAGGTCGCAGAGAGAAATGTGGTTTTATTCGTATTAACTCTGAGTCTGTTGTGCCATATTGTATTAAAGATAACCAAAAATATGTCCCGCTCTTCTACTTTGAAGGCGAAACAGAAAACCTAAAACATCGAGCtgtaaaattagaaaattggaaCTTGGCCTATCTCAAGTTCTGTTGTAAAGTTCAGGGTATCAGAAATGAGTTGTTTGCCAGTGACTCTTGCACAGTGACCAGTCttgatgatattaaaaattattttccaccGGAAACTAATTTTGAGGAATATTGGCCAGCTAAGGTGGTTGATACACAACTCCTAACTAATCAGAAGTCTACCCATGTAAATCCACCTGGTGCTTGGATCAGAGCACCCCCTGAAGTAGTACCTGCTGAAAATACTATTCCCCACACATTAACGACACCAGCACCATTACCACCGAGTATGCCAGTTATGATGAATACATATCAAAATGGATGGCCAGCAAACCAAATG gttAATTCATATAGCACTCAGGCTCAGCCGCCATCAACTCGTGGCTATTCTATTGCAGCCAGAAATCAAAGCATAGCTGCCCAGTGCTATAATGCG GGTTCAACGATGTCTCAAGGTAGCAGTTTGGTAAACAGTGTGGGTCATGTTGTACCACCACCGCCTTTAGTCCGTGCAAGCAATACGACACCAGTAATTGG TAATACTGTCTCATACTCCAACGTTGTACCTATTAGCCAATGTATAACAACTATGTACAATCCAATGACAAATGGCAATGTAATGTCACATTCAAGTCAAATGAGACAATTCTACAATCAACGTTCTAACAATAATCAAGCCCAACAACAACAGTTgcagcaacaacagcaacaacagaTACAACAGatacaacagcaacaacaacaacaaataattaCCACTCCTCAAACTCAGCAGCCATATAGTGGCCAATCTGTGCATGGTCGTTTAACCAACACACAACAGCGCAATGCATTAAGGAATGCTGGGTCCATTGTAGTTGCTCCGCCCTTAGAAATCATTGACTTATCGTCCCCACCATCCAGCCCTGTTCCTCCAGCTGTGCAGGAGAATCCTCTTCGTCATAATATTGGATGGGAATTGACAAGAATACCGGAACGGATGTGGGCGCATGACACATCTAATAATGCTGCATACAAg ATCCAAAAGGCCACACTTCAAGGGAGAATGATACACTGCATAAACGCCAAACCATACATCTATTCGGATTTGATGGTGACAATAGATGATTTAGTCCAGATGATATTGCCTTCGTGTACAGTCGCGAGATGCGCTTACGTCTTAAACAAATACTTAAAAACGACACTGTTCAGTGGAAATTC AGAGCAGTTGGCCGTGTTGCGGGAAAATGGACGCCTCAGGTCGATGTACCCGGATGAAACACCCATGGCCATGTTGCAAGATGTCACGCATGTTTTGCAGCAATTAAAGGCATTGGTGTTAAAACATGATGAACAAATACAACAATACCAAGCTGCTGCGGGTGGTCCGCCCAAAAGACAACGCACCAGCTAG
- the LOC132942670 gene encoding uncharacterized protein LOC132942670 isoform X2 → MASVISVPANEGISVKNEHDDPEINAMALKMKENYQKNATAAAKQQAASPANVYINRAGRAVTLTNSAITTNNAQKNQDKIPKDSEDVESIKGRFAWKLIAGYNVPYIIREINGEHSKFVSVRMAETQLLSNYLHYLHADIYTCTSVRSHFITESEAKLLNDINQKHADCIYGKEVFFAGKDYIVRLEDVHEFYTFIEVCYKKLLCNITPGRREKCGFIRINSESVVPYCIKDNQKYVPLFYFEGETENLKHRAVKLENWNLAYLKFCCKVQGIRNELFASDSCTVTSLDDIKNYFPPETNFEEYWPAKVVDTQLLTNQKSTHVNPPGAWIRAPPEVVPAENTIPHTLTTPAPLPPSMPVMMNTYQNGWPANQMGSTMSQGSSLVNSVGHVVPPPPLVRASNTTPVIGNTVSYSNVVPISQCITTMYNPMTNGNVMSHSSQMRQFYNQRSNNNQAQQQQLQQQQQQQIQQIQQQQQQQIITTPQTQQPYSGQSVHGRLTNTQQRNALRNAGSIVVAPPLEIIDLSSPPSSPVPPAVQENPLRHNIGWELTRIPERMWAHDTSNNAAYKIQKATLQGRMIHCINAKPYIYSDLMVTIDDLVQMILPSCTVARCAYVLNKYLKTTLFSGNSEQLAVLRENGRLRSMYPDETPMAMLQDVTHVLQQLKALVLKHDEQIQQYQAAAGGPPKRQRTS, encoded by the exons gGATAAGTGTAAAAAATGAACACGATGATCCTGAAATAAATGCAATGGCTCTCAAAATGAaagaaaattatcaaaaaaatgcaACAGCTGCAGCAAAGCAACAGGCTGCTTCTCCggcaaatgtttatataaacagAGCAGGTAGAGCAGTAACATTAACTAATTCAGCAATTACAACGAATAATGCACAAAAAAATCAAGATAAAATACCCAAAGATAGTGAAGATGTAGAAAGTATAAAAG GTAGATTTGCATGGAAATTAATTGCTGGATACAATGTACCCTATATCATACGAGAAATTAATGGTGAACATTCAAAGTTTGTATCCGTACGTATGGCTGAAACTCAGCTACTCAGCAACTACTTACATTATCTGCATGCAGATATTTATACATGCACATCTGTAAGAAGCCATTTTATTACTGAATCTGAAGCTAAGTTGTTAAATGATATCAACCAAAAACATGCCGATTGTATATATGGGAAAGAAGTGTTTTTTGCGGGAAAAGATTATATTGTCCGTCTAGAAGATGTGCATGAATTTTATACGTTCATAGaagtatgttataaaaaattgttatgcaATATTACTCCAGGTCGCAGAGAGAAATGTGGTTTTATTCGTATTAACTCTGAGTCTGTTGTGCCATATTGTATTAAAGATAACCAAAAATATGTCCCGCTCTTCTACTTTGAAGGCGAAACAGAAAACCTAAAACATCGAGCtgtaaaattagaaaattggaaCTTGGCCTATCTCAAGTTCTGTTGTAAAGTTCAGGGTATCAGAAATGAGTTGTTTGCCAGTGACTCTTGCACAGTGACCAGTCttgatgatattaaaaattattttccaccGGAAACTAATTTTGAGGAATATTGGCCAGCTAAGGTGGTTGATACACAACTCCTAACTAATCAGAAGTCTACCCATGTAAATCCACCTGGTGCTTGGATCAGAGCACCCCCTGAAGTAGTACCTGCTGAAAATACTATTCCCCACACATTAACGACACCAGCACCATTACCACCGAGTATGCCAGTTATGATGAATACATATCAAAATGGATGGCCAGCAAACCAAATG GGTTCAACGATGTCTCAAGGTAGCAGTTTGGTAAACAGTGTGGGTCATGTTGTACCACCACCGCCTTTAGTCCGTGCAAGCAATACGACACCAGTAATTGG TAATACTGTCTCATACTCCAACGTTGTACCTATTAGCCAATGTATAACAACTATGTACAATCCAATGACAAATGGCAATGTAATGTCACATTCAAGTCAAATGAGACAATTCTACAATCAACGTTCTAACAATAATCAAGCCCAACAACAACAGTTgcagcaacaacagcaacaacagaTACAACAGatacaacagcaacaacaacaacaaataattaCCACTCCTCAAACTCAGCAGCCATATAGTGGCCAATCTGTGCATGGTCGTTTAACCAACACACAACAGCGCAATGCATTAAGGAATGCTGGGTCCATTGTAGTTGCTCCGCCCTTAGAAATCATTGACTTATCGTCCCCACCATCCAGCCCTGTTCCTCCAGCTGTGCAGGAGAATCCTCTTCGTCATAATATTGGATGGGAATTGACAAGAATACCGGAACGGATGTGGGCGCATGACACATCTAATAATGCTGCATACAAg ATCCAAAAGGCCACACTTCAAGGGAGAATGATACACTGCATAAACGCCAAACCATACATCTATTCGGATTTGATGGTGACAATAGATGATTTAGTCCAGATGATATTGCCTTCGTGTACAGTCGCGAGATGCGCTTACGTCTTAAACAAATACTTAAAAACGACACTGTTCAGTGGAAATTC AGAGCAGTTGGCCGTGTTGCGGGAAAATGGACGCCTCAGGTCGATGTACCCGGATGAAACACCCATGGCCATGTTGCAAGATGTCACGCATGTTTTGCAGCAATTAAAGGCATTGGTGTTAAAACATGATGAACAAATACAACAATACCAAGCTGCTGCGGGTGGTCCGCCCAAAAGACAACGCACCAGCTAG